TCACCAAGGCGCACTACGAAACCCTGAAACAAGCCTATGGCGAAGAAAAAGCCCTCAACATTCTGGGCGAGAACCGCCACAACAGCATCATTTACGGCAGTGGCTCGCCCCATACCGTATTCCAGCAGTTTCGCGTGATTCGTCCTGTGGCGGTGGATCGCACACATGTCGAAATTCAGTTGTTCCGCCTGAAAGGGGCGCCGGATGAAATTTACAAACGCGGCCTGATGTATGCCAACCTGATCAACTCCCCCTCGTCCAACGTGATGCCGGACGACATTGAGGTCTATGGTCGTTGCCAGGAAGGTAATAAAACCAACGGTGGCGACTGGATCAGCATGCATCGCTATGACGGCACTGACAAGGAAATTGAAGGCGGTATGGTGGCGACCAATGGCACCAGTGAACTGCCCATGCGTAACCAGTTCCGCGCCTGGAAGCATTTCATGACTACCAGCCTGTACGACGCGCCAGCGCAGTCGGAAGACAGTGGTAAAGCCACGGTGCGTTCGGCTTCCGGTGAGCCTATCGCCCCCGCCTCACAGGCTTAAGCGGGCTGCTGTCCGAGCCAAGGAGAATTCTTATGTTGTTTGATATTGATTTTGACGTCAGCGTGGATCAGGTCACACCTGTGAACCTGAGCCTGGAAGCCATCCGCGAAGTGGAGCAGTTCATCTATCACGAGGCCCGCTTGCTGGACGAGCGCCGCTGGCAAGCATGGCTGGATCTGTGGACCGAGGAAGGCATGTACTGGATTCCTCACAGCTACGATCAGCAAAGCCCGTACGAGCACATTTCCCTGTGCTGGGAAAACAAGCTGCTGCGTGAATTGCGTATTCGCCGCCTGGAAAACCACCGCAACTGGTCCCAGCAGCCGATTACCCAGTCCTGCCGCGTGCTGGGTAATGTGATGATAGACGGGACCGATCCTGAAGGTTATCTGGTGGTGCGTTCCAGCTTTCACTCCATGGAATGGCGCGGCAAAGATCCGGTCCACCGGGTGGGTAGCCTGATTCACAAGCTGCAGGCCCAGGAGGGGGGTGGCTGGAAACTGCGTATGAAGCAGGTGAATCTGGTCGATCGTGATGCGGTCCACGGCGCCATTCAGGTGTACATCTGATGTCGGCAGCCCATCACACCGCCTTGCTGGCTCTGCATTACCAAAACGACGTCCTGCATGCTGATGGCCTGATTCGTGTGGGGGTGGAGGCTGACAGCCCCCAGCGTCAGGCGCTGATCGAGGCCGCAGGCCGTCTGCTGGCACAGGCGCGTGCACAGGGCGTGCCCATTGTGCATGTGCGGGTGGGCTACCGGCCAGACTATGCCGATCTGCTGTGCAACGCCCCGATTTTGCACAATGTGAAACGCATCGGTGCCATGCAGACTGGCAGTTGGGGAGCCCAGTTCTTTGACGGGCTGGCTCCCTTGCCCAACGAGTTTGAAGTCCATCACACGCGCATCAACGCTTTCTTTGGTTCCGCGCTGGAGCCGGTGGTACGTCGTTTGGGCGTGGAGCGCTTGGTGATTGCCGGTGTGGCCACCCATTCCGTGGTGGAAAGCACGGTGCGCCATGCGGTGGATATGGGCTATGAAGTGGCGGTGGTGGCCAGCGCCTGCGGCGCACCGCCCGCCACGCATGAAGCCTCCCTGGCCAGCATGAGCCTGATAGCGCATATTGATCGTGACGAAGATTGGGCAGCCGTCTTTGGCGCGCCACAAGCAGAGTAGGAGAAGCCCATGCAACAGGATATGCAGGTGAATTTACACGCTAAAGTTGCCATTGTGACCGGAGCTACCCAAGGGCTGGGAGCGGATATCGCTCTGGCTCTGTGTGCCGCTGGTGCGTGGGTGTTGGTGGTGGGTCGCAGCCAGGAAGAGGGACAGCGCACTGAAGCGCGCCTGCAGGCTGTGGGCAAGGCCCAGTTTCTGGCTGCCGATATTTGTGATGATGCGCAGCTCGATGCCTGCGTGCAGGCCGCATTGGCACAAACCGGACGCATCGACATTGTGGTGAACAATGCCTGCTCCTACGGGGACGAAGGGCTGGCTTCCAGCCGCGAGTTGTGGCATCAGACTTTGGATGTGAACCTGATCTCCAGCGCGATTCTGGCCCAGAAAGCCACGCCGCATATGGGCCCAGGCGGGGTCATCATCAATATGGGCAGTACCGGTGGGAAGTTTGGCGTGGCCGGACGCGCGCTGTACCCAGCGTCCAAAGCGGCCATTTTGCAGTTCACTAAAAGCTTGGCGGTGGAATTGGCCCCATCGGGGATTCGTGTCCTGACGGTTTCGCCCGCCTGGACCTGGTCGCCGTCCGTTGAGCGCATGAGCGGTGGCTCGCGTGAACTGGCCAATCAGGTGGGCGCACAAGTTCATCCGTTGGGCCGAGTC
This genomic interval from Alcaligenes ammonioxydans contains the following:
- a CDS encoding aromatic-ring-hydroxylating dioxygenase subunit beta — translated: MLFDIDFDVSVDQVTPVNLSLEAIREVEQFIYHEARLLDERRWQAWLDLWTEEGMYWIPHSYDQQSPYEHISLCWENKLLRELRIRRLENHRNWSQQPITQSCRVLGNVMIDGTDPEGYLVVRSSFHSMEWRGKDPVHRVGSLIHKLQAQEGGGWKLRMKQVNLVDRDAVHGAIQVYI
- a CDS encoding cysteine hydrolase family protein — translated: MSAAHHTALLALHYQNDVLHADGLIRVGVEADSPQRQALIEAAGRLLAQARAQGVPIVHVRVGYRPDYADLLCNAPILHNVKRIGAMQTGSWGAQFFDGLAPLPNEFEVHHTRINAFFGSALEPVVRRLGVERLVIAGVATHSVVESTVRHAVDMGYEVAVVASACGAPPATHEASLASMSLIAHIDRDEDWAAVFGAPQAE
- a CDS encoding SDR family oxidoreductase; the protein is MQQDMQVNLHAKVAIVTGATQGLGADIALALCAAGAWVLVVGRSQEEGQRTEARLQAVGKAQFLAADICDDAQLDACVQAALAQTGRIDIVVNNACSYGDEGLASSRELWHQTLDVNLISSAILAQKATPHMGPGGVIINMGSTGGKFGVAGRALYPASKAAILQFTKSLAVELAPSGIRVLTVSPAWTWSPSVERMSGGSRELANQVGAQVHPLGRVGSGEEVAQVVLFAVSGAASWMTGIDLPVDGGFSVLGPEQGKSPRHWFERWQAQSSGS